The following coding sequences are from one Novipirellula galeiformis window:
- a CDS encoding FAD-dependent oxidoreductase yields MKKERLMRPILLPPSLAVLPRAVMRALMLLSCTVIAVALPQAKAAASTYDVVVYGGTSAGIAAAVQVRRMGGTVVVIEPSRRIGGLTTGGLGATDIGNKAAIGGIAHEFYRRIRQHYDNPASWRQQEREQFFASGHSRSSAQETAMWNFEPHVALAIMQAWVREHEIPVVYHQRLDRGGQSQPGQPSRGVQLDGPRIVAITMESGDVYRGRMFLDATYEGDLLAAAGVDYTIGRESNDRYKETLSGVQTRYAKYHQLLPGVDPYVIAGDAKSGLLPGIDRDGPGTEGSGDARVQAYCFRMCLTDDPENRIPFFKPDHYDAAQYELMLRNFEAGERGMPWINSGMPNRKTDTNNRTGFSTDFIGQNYDYPEASYEERDQIVAAHRLYQQGLMWTLANHSRVPDHIRNEVARWGTCRDEFEREDGWQQQLYIREARRMIGESVMTQHHCQGREVAEQPIALAAYTMDSHHVQRYLTDDGYVLNEGDVQVGGFSPYPIDYGSLTPKQDQCNNLLVPVCLSASHMAFGSIRMEPVFMVLGQSSATAAMQAIESNVAVQQIDYAKLRERLLKDQQVLEWTGPVRSSAVSVDPSTLKGIVVDDSEAKKTGFVGTSHMVGPHIAAGYAHDGNSDKGHQSARFEVTIEKAGRYEVRIAYTANPNRATNVPVKVKHAGGESTVSLNQRKRPSDGAFGSIGKFDFTVGTAEIEISNLDTDGHVIADAVQLLPVGKD; encoded by the coding sequence ATGAAAAAGGAAAGATTGATGCGTCCGATCCTGCTTCCCCCTTCACTCGCGGTGTTACCCCGTGCTGTGATGCGAGCGTTGATGTTGCTGAGTTGCACGGTGATCGCCGTGGCGTTGCCGCAAGCGAAGGCCGCAGCCTCCACATACGATGTCGTGGTTTATGGCGGCACCTCGGCCGGGATTGCCGCAGCGGTCCAGGTTCGGCGGATGGGCGGAACGGTGGTGGTGATTGAACCGTCGCGTCGGATCGGCGGACTAACCACCGGTGGGTTGGGAGCGACCGACATTGGAAACAAAGCCGCGATCGGTGGGATCGCTCACGAATTCTACCGCCGCATCCGCCAGCACTATGACAATCCAGCAAGTTGGCGGCAGCAAGAGCGCGAGCAATTTTTTGCCAGTGGTCACTCTCGCAGCTCCGCCCAAGAAACGGCGATGTGGAACTTTGAACCGCACGTCGCGCTGGCGATCATGCAAGCTTGGGTACGTGAGCATGAAATCCCTGTGGTCTACCACCAGCGACTCGATCGCGGCGGCCAATCCCAACCGGGCCAACCGTCCCGCGGCGTGCAGCTCGACGGCCCGCGGATCGTGGCGATCACGATGGAAAGCGGCGATGTCTATCGCGGCCGAATGTTTCTTGACGCCACCTACGAAGGCGACTTGCTCGCGGCTGCTGGGGTCGACTACACCATCGGCCGAGAGAGCAACGACCGCTATAAAGAAACGCTCAGCGGCGTCCAGACTCGTTATGCCAAGTATCACCAATTGCTTCCTGGGGTCGATCCCTACGTGATCGCGGGGGATGCGAAAAGTGGTTTACTGCCCGGCATTGACCGCGATGGACCCGGGACCGAAGGCAGCGGCGATGCCCGTGTTCAAGCTTATTGTTTTCGTATGTGCTTGACCGACGATCCGGAAAACCGCATCCCGTTTTTTAAGCCCGACCATTACGACGCGGCACAGTACGAATTAATGCTGCGGAATTTCGAGGCGGGAGAGCGGGGGATGCCGTGGATCAATTCCGGCATGCCCAACCGTAAAACCGACACCAACAACCGTACTGGATTTTCGACCGACTTCATCGGTCAGAACTACGACTATCCCGAAGCGAGTTACGAGGAACGTGACCAAATCGTTGCCGCACACCGACTCTATCAACAAGGTCTGATGTGGACGTTGGCCAATCATTCACGCGTCCCCGATCACATCCGCAACGAGGTCGCTCGGTGGGGAACGTGTCGTGATGAATTTGAACGCGAAGACGGTTGGCAACAACAACTCTATATTCGTGAAGCTCGGCGGATGATCGGCGAGTCGGTGATGACTCAGCACCATTGCCAAGGTCGCGAGGTTGCCGAACAACCCATCGCGTTGGCCGCTTACACAATGGATTCTCATCACGTCCAACGCTACCTCACGGACGATGGCTACGTGCTCAACGAAGGGGATGTCCAAGTCGGCGGCTTTTCGCCTTACCCGATCGATTACGGTTCGCTGACGCCCAAACAGGACCAATGTAATAACTTGCTCGTTCCGGTTTGTCTCAGCGCCAGCCATATGGCATTCGGTTCGATCCGGATGGAGCCCGTCTTTATGGTGCTCGGTCAATCCTCCGCTACCGCGGCGATGCAAGCGATCGAGTCGAACGTTGCCGTGCAGCAGATCGACTACGCAAAGCTGCGAGAACGTTTGCTCAAGGATCAACAAGTGCTGGAGTGGACCGGCCCGGTTCGCAGTTCAGCGGTGTCCGTCGACCCGAGCACGCTAAAGGGCATCGTGGTTGATGACTCGGAGGCCAAGAAGACGGGCTTTGTTGGGACTAGCCATATGGTCGGGCCGCATATCGCCGCGGGCTATGCCCATGACGGCAACTCCGACAAAGGGCATCAATCGGCTCGTTTTGAAGTAACGATCGAGAAGGCCGGTCGCTACGAAGTCCGCATCGCCTACACCGCGAATCCTAACCGGGCGACCAACGTGCCTGTGAAGGTGAAGCACGCCGGCGGCGAGAGCACGGTGAGTTTGAACCAACGCAAGCGGCCGAGTGATGGCGCGTTCGGTTCGATCGGTAAGTTTGACTTCACCGTTGGCACCGCCGAGATCGAAATTAGCAACCTCGATACCGACGGCCATGTCATCGCCGACGCCGTCCAATTGCTGCCCGTCGGCAAAGATTGA
- a CDS encoding GDSL-type esterase/lipase family protein, giving the protein MMFKSYAALLHWHRSLWRLMPLMTVSILSIAVASAADADGQQADPPLPQVDVVFMGDSITKGVRAGVSPEQTFPQQVQAMLLEQGLQITVANVGIGGERTDQALRRLKRDVISRRPQFAVVMYGTNDSYVDQGKQTSRLTTAAYRENLQAIIEQLLIEGIEPILMTPPRWADAARPNGIGNNPNSSLEPFIESGRALARQNNLKWVDHYGHWTAAHQRGQNLSEWTVDGCHPNARGHQEIATQVVSVLKPLCTAADKRVPLRIELTEALGEGTRPEDGSYWIHPRAAAIPASAAEPNRDPSVLMILSRLLRRSDYFSGAYTMQSNDRGKTWQPPVLASALDWVSDGDVNIAVADVTPLWHAPTNKLIAIGAQVRYSSTGAQLEDQPRAHQTAYAVYDPATQRWTPWRRIEMPKIDSFNFARSACAQAVVDDDGTLLLPFYIGVDAKQPFSSTIVRCDFDGDQLSYREHGNVLSLDVKRGLYEPSLIADQGRYYLTMRNDLKAYVSVSDDGLKFRPAKAWTFDDGKDLGSYNTQAHWVAAGGGLFLVYTRRGADNDHVFRHRAPLFIAQVDRERLVVTRATERVLVPERGATLGNSGVTVLNDHESWVTVSEANIDRPEAVQRGATGTLYVVKVKAETP; this is encoded by the coding sequence ATGATGTTCAAATCCTATGCCGCTTTGTTGCATTGGCATCGCTCGCTTTGGCGGCTAATGCCATTGATGACCGTGTCAATACTCAGCATCGCGGTGGCGAGTGCCGCGGACGCGGATGGCCAGCAAGCCGATCCACCGCTGCCTCAAGTCGACGTTGTCTTTATGGGCGACTCGATTACCAAAGGCGTTCGCGCGGGAGTGTCGCCCGAGCAGACATTTCCGCAGCAGGTCCAAGCGATGCTGTTGGAACAGGGACTGCAGATAACGGTTGCCAACGTTGGGATTGGGGGTGAACGCACCGATCAAGCACTCCGGCGACTGAAGCGAGATGTGATCTCGCGACGTCCACAATTCGCGGTCGTGATGTACGGCACCAACGACAGCTACGTCGACCAGGGCAAACAAACGAGCCGGTTGACGACCGCAGCGTATCGCGAAAATCTGCAAGCGATCATCGAACAGTTATTGATCGAGGGCATTGAACCCATTTTGATGACTCCGCCACGGTGGGCTGATGCCGCCCGCCCCAATGGCATCGGCAACAATCCCAATTCGTCATTGGAGCCATTCATCGAAAGTGGTCGTGCACTGGCACGGCAAAACAATCTCAAATGGGTCGACCACTATGGCCATTGGACCGCCGCCCATCAACGTGGCCAGAATTTAAGCGAGTGGACCGTCGATGGATGCCACCCCAACGCTCGTGGGCACCAAGAGATCGCCACGCAAGTGGTCTCGGTATTGAAACCGCTGTGTACTGCGGCGGACAAGCGAGTCCCGCTTCGCATCGAGCTGACCGAGGCCCTCGGCGAGGGAACGCGTCCGGAGGATGGCTCGTATTGGATCCATCCACGGGCTGCCGCAATTCCCGCTTCGGCGGCCGAGCCGAATCGGGATCCATCGGTTTTGATGATCCTATCGCGTTTGCTGCGACGCTCGGATTATTTTTCTGGCGCCTACACGATGCAATCGAACGATCGGGGAAAAACGTGGCAACCTCCGGTGCTCGCTAGTGCACTCGATTGGGTATCCGACGGTGACGTCAATATTGCCGTGGCAGATGTCACACCGTTGTGGCACGCCCCGACGAACAAGTTAATCGCAATCGGCGCCCAGGTGCGTTACAGCTCCACCGGAGCCCAATTGGAAGACCAACCGCGTGCCCATCAAACCGCGTATGCGGTTTACGATCCCGCGACACAACGATGGACCCCGTGGCGGCGCATTGAGATGCCCAAGATCGACTCGTTCAACTTTGCCCGTTCGGCGTGTGCTCAAGCGGTCGTGGACGACGATGGCACATTGCTATTACCGTTTTATATCGGGGTCGATGCGAAACAGCCGTTTTCGAGCACGATCGTTCGTTGCGATTTTGACGGCGATCAATTGAGCTATCGAGAACACGGCAATGTGCTCTCACTCGATGTGAAGCGAGGTCTCTACGAACCGTCGCTGATCGCGGACCAGGGACGCTACTACTTAACGATGCGCAATGATCTCAAAGCGTATGTCAGCGTCAGCGACGATGGGCTGAAATTCCGGCCGGCCAAAGCTTGGACGTTTGATGATGGCAAAGACCTAGGCAGCTACAACACGCAAGCGCACTGGGTCGCCGCCGGTGGCGGATTGTTTCTCGTCTACACCCGCCGCGGCGCGGACAACGATCATGTTTTCCGACATCGCGCGCCGTTGTTCATCGCCCAAGTGGACCGCGAGCGGTTGGTCGTGACCCGTGCGACCGAACGAGTCCTCGTTCCCGAACGCGGCGCGACACTGGGGAACTCCGGCGTCACGGTGCTCAACGACCACGAATCCTGGGTTACCGTTTCCGAAGCGAATATCGACCGACCCGAAGCGGTCCAACGTGGCGCCACCGGCACCTTGTACGTGGTCAAAGTCAAAGCCGAAACGCCGTAG
- a CDS encoding CocE/NonD family hydrolase — translation MMLGSNAQWRIQNGLALTAFIFMLVGSATAQDATSKPNDIDLGGVRETHVMIPMRDGKRLSAYLYTPAGEGPWPAVFEQRYSNLRGKGSRQAAAKLSNAGFVVALVNFRGTQLSEGAYMGYRGLQWGELRDGYDTCEWLASQEWCTGKVGTFGGSQAGYAQNYLAVTRPPHLVCQYMIDTGLSLFEEGYRIGGITRPERFKSMDRVCRDPQDNRRLLREWFEHPTYDEYWQAEDSSRHFDKMNVPCFTIGSWYDFMNQGSIASFQGRQHHGGENSRGQQQLVIGPWLHGGANKRNRVGELTYPENARWLGDDHMARWFRHYLLGEDNGVTNDPPVRYYVMGAVDEPEAPGNQWRSAQDFPPPSTLTPIFLQSEGGLSAALPKSETSSTDYISDPWNPMKIPGSSFPGARDARGFEQQAEVRTFTTEPLTEPTEWTGRIQAELYLSSTARDTDVIVRVSDVYPDGRSILIVDYPWRARYRDGFEKEVLMEPGEVHKIAFPVGWISQIFNKGHRIRVTIASTGAPLYEPNPQTGKPLTMEFPEDAVKAVNTIHHNRQHASRIIAPVAPNPGK, via the coding sequence ATGATGCTCGGTAGCAATGCTCAGTGGCGTATTCAAAATGGGCTGGCCCTGACAGCGTTCATTTTCATGCTCGTTGGTTCCGCGACGGCTCAAGACGCGACCAGTAAACCGAACGACATCGATCTTGGTGGCGTTCGAGAGACTCACGTCATGATCCCGATGCGTGACGGCAAACGATTGTCGGCCTATCTGTACACTCCCGCCGGCGAAGGGCCTTGGCCGGCGGTGTTCGAACAACGCTACTCGAATCTGCGTGGCAAGGGATCACGACAAGCGGCTGCGAAACTTTCCAACGCCGGCTTTGTGGTCGCGTTGGTGAACTTTCGTGGCACGCAACTTTCCGAAGGTGCCTATATGGGCTATCGCGGCTTGCAATGGGGAGAGCTGCGGGACGGCTATGACACTTGCGAGTGGCTTGCCAGCCAGGAATGGTGCACCGGCAAAGTGGGTACCTTTGGAGGTTCCCAAGCCGGGTATGCCCAAAACTATCTCGCCGTCACTCGGCCGCCTCATTTGGTTTGTCAGTACATGATCGACACCGGGCTGAGTCTGTTTGAAGAAGGCTATCGCATCGGCGGCATCACGCGTCCCGAACGATTCAAATCGATGGACCGGGTTTGCCGTGACCCTCAGGACAATCGGCGGTTGCTGCGAGAGTGGTTTGAACATCCGACTTACGATGAGTATTGGCAAGCCGAGGACAGTTCTCGTCATTTCGACAAAATGAACGTTCCCTGCTTTACGATCGGCAGCTGGTACGACTTTATGAACCAAGGATCGATTGCCAGTTTTCAGGGGCGGCAACATCATGGCGGCGAGAACTCGCGTGGCCAGCAACAATTAGTGATCGGCCCTTGGTTGCATGGCGGAGCGAACAAGCGTAACCGCGTCGGTGAACTGACCTATCCGGAGAACGCCCGTTGGCTCGGCGACGATCACATGGCTCGCTGGTTTCGTCATTATTTGCTGGGCGAAGACAACGGCGTTACGAATGACCCGCCGGTGCGTTATTACGTGATGGGGGCGGTCGACGAGCCCGAGGCGCCAGGCAACCAATGGCGATCGGCCCAAGATTTTCCTCCCCCGTCGACGTTGACCCCGATATTTTTGCAATCCGAAGGGGGCTTGTCCGCCGCGTTGCCAAAGTCCGAAACGAGTTCGACCGACTACATCAGCGACCCCTGGAACCCGATGAAGATTCCCGGATCCTCGTTCCCTGGGGCACGCGATGCCCGCGGATTCGAACAGCAAGCGGAGGTCCGCACCTTTACGACCGAGCCACTCACCGAGCCCACCGAATGGACCGGCCGGATCCAAGCCGAGCTGTACCTGTCATCGACCGCTCGTGACACCGACGTCATCGTTCGCGTCAGCGACGTGTATCCCGATGGCCGCTCGATTTTAATTGTCGACTATCCCTGGCGCGCCCGCTATCGCGACGGCTTTGAAAAGGAAGTGCTGATGGAGCCTGGGGAAGTACACAAAATCGCGTTCCCAGTAGGTTGGATCAGCCAAATCTTTAACAAGGGCCATCGCATTCGCGTTACGATCGCCAGCACCGGGGCTCCGCTTTATGAGCCGAATCCTCAAACCGGGAAACCGTTAACGATGGAATTCCCTGAAGATGCGGTCAAAGCGGTCAACACGATCCACCACAACCGGCAACATGCATCACGCATCATCGCACCGGTGGCGCCGAATCCTGGTAAATAG